Proteins found in one Camelus bactrianus isolate YW-2024 breed Bactrian camel chromosome X, ASM4877302v1, whole genome shotgun sequence genomic segment:
- the LOC105064213 gene encoding EKC/KEOPS complex subunit LAGE3-like — protein sequence MQAPEDDARGATDGAGGLGNQQSPQTPEGRSSGSLEVKGDHSGPEGQGGPGSEGAVAEAAVAPPQVEQAPRALGPAGDAAPVAVGPGSELLEFTLTVPFRSPLEADMARRSLIPVARRHQGVVQVSTVNGSALAVRWTAEDPILFRTAINSFLDHLSLVIRNIRRFRPRLP from the exons ATGCAGGCCCCAGAGGATGACGCCAGGGGTGCCACGGACGGTGCAGGAGGCCTGGGCAACCAGCAGAGCCCCCAGACTCCTGAGGGCCGGAGTTCAGGCAGTCTAGAAGTCAAGGGTGACCACAGTGGCCCGGAAGGCCAGGGCGGCCCTGGCAGTGAAGGAGCAGTGGCCGAAGCTGCTGTTGCTCCTCCCCAGGTTGAGCAGGCACCGCGCGCCCTGGGACCTGCTGGAGATGCAGCGCCCGTGGCTGTAGGGCCTGGAAGTGAGCTGCTGGAGTT CACACTTACTGTACCTTTCCGATCCCCCCTGGAGGCAGACATGGCCCGAAGATCTCTGATCCCAGTTGCCCGACGCCACCAAGGGGTGGTCCAGGTGTCTACAGTGAATGGCAGCGCCCTGGCTGT TAGATGGACTGCTGAAGACCCCATTCTCTTCCGAACTGCCATCAACTCCTTCCTTGATCATCTTTCCCTGGTGATTCGGAACATTCGGCGTTTTCGGCCCCGCCTCCCCTAA